The region AGTGCTTGATGAATGGCATCTTCACGGGCTTTAGTCACATTACCATCGATGATATTGGATTCTCCTTTGACGACAACCCAAGCGGCCATTGATAAAGAAGGGAAGAGTATTGCTGTTGTGAGTAGAAACAAGGTTACATATTTCATCTTTAATCCATCTATTGTGGTCGATATTACTGGCTAGGCGTTCATCGACATAAAAATGACAGGTAAGCTCGCTGCCAAGTATTTTATAGGATAAAGCAAAAATCGTGCCTTTATCATTCAACGGCTCGCTATCGAGCCGTTGAATGATACCTTTACACTGAATTAAGTCAGTACAGCCATGTAAGATCAAGAGCTTGCGGATGTCAGGCTGACCGAGCTCGTTTAGGTGCATTTTGATGTAGTAATGGGGCTAATTTTTGGGCGAGCCAAGTATAATATCTATCATTCCCGTGCGCCCAATCTTGTTTATTATCGGGAAACACAATAGTAGAGGTGTAGTTTTCAGGATCAGCAATTTCCGTATCAAATGTGGTCGCGGCATTAAAAAAGGTGATCCCTAACTGGGTTAATACATACTCCATGGCATCAAAATAAGCATAAATTAAATGGGTGAACGAGCTCGACTCTTCAAAATATTGGCTAAAAGGTGGGTCGGATACCACAATGACTCTATGCCCATGTTCGTGAAGCTTTAACAGGATGGACATTTGTTCAATTAGGTCATCGTTAAAGTAATCGACAAAATCCTTGGTGGTGATTTTAGTTATACCTTCAGGGTAGGCTTGCTTTAGCCAAGTGCCTAGCCGAGATAAATTTCTATGTGTCTGCATAGCGAGGTTGGTTATTATCGTCGAGTTAGATGTTGTCCCGCTTTGCTCATGATTGTGTAAATTGCCCAATATGGCGGACCATAGTTTTCTTGATATTGCACTTTCTAAGGGGACAAAATATTCGGTATCGCAAATAGAAAATTTCTTGTTTGAGAATCCAGATCCATTCATCACCATGCCGCCACAATGTTGAATACTTATATTGTTAAATGCGTTGGATAGTTTACTCATATGACTGTCACCAAAGAGAGTTACATTGTATTTTGTTTGCGGTACTTGGATAGTGTTTAGTCTCTTTGTTGTTTCGAGTAGCTCTTCTTCGCATACCACTTCATTGTTGTCTGGACGGTTAACTTTAGCTTGCAAGAGGTTAATTTTCTGCTCTTGGCGTGGTTGAGCTAAAACCGTTTTATCAATGACACTGCGGAAGTGTTGCATCACATAGTTTATGGCTTGTGGGGTGACCGATCTTAAGTTGGTTTCAAATCTAAAATCTTGAGCGCAAGGGACTGTAATGATCTCGTAAGATGGAAAGTAAGAAAAACGAGGGTTATTATCACTTAAAAAACCTGCAACAGTTCGCAGTAATGATTTAGAGTGCTGATTTGCGACCATTATATGCTTGTCGGTCATAGTCGCAGTCAAAGGGACGGGAGACACGGTCAAAATGATGTGGATGTTAGGGT is a window of Shewanella sp. VB17 DNA encoding:
- a CDS encoding GSCFA domain-containing protein — protein: MQGTYSTPYNDKGEASFWRTAVASITLGQDIFPLLHQITLNINNPRISSIGSCFAQHVGQWLNAGGYRFNQSKLEMQQVSSFAFGNLYTPRCLLQWLNINYARKPFDTNSAIYIDNNKFYDLLRPSFNPAGFDSQTDLVAARIAAAAEMRTTLVETDVLILTLGLTEAWKDSNDVYYPSCPGVISGLFDDSIYQFHNFSYEELRGDLEDIASQLNAINPNIHIILTVSPVPLTATMTDKHIMVANQHSKSLLRTVAGFLSDNNPRFSYFPSYEIITVPCAQDFRFETNLRSVTPQAINYVMQHFRSVIDKTVLAQPRQEQKINLLQAKVNRPDNNEVVCEEELLETTKRLNTIQVPQTKYNVTLFGDSHMSKLSNAFNNISIQHCGGMVMNGSGFSNKKFSICDTEYFVPLESAISRKLWSAILGNLHNHEQSGTTSNSTIITNLAMQTHRNLSRLGTWLKQAYPEGITKITTKDFVDYFNDDLIEQMSILLKLHEHGHRVIVVSDPPFSQYFEESSSFTHLIYAYFDAMEYVLTQLGITFFNAATTFDTEIADPENYTSTIVFPDNKQDWAHGNDRYYTWLAQKLAPLLHQNAPKRARSA